From Streptomyces griseorubiginosus, one genomic window encodes:
- a CDS encoding phosphatase encodes MLSTSALRAHLLAARLAGAVATSREESLRSYRLFAARDPRVLIGIDPEWAWSERDLIGLMADRCGVSGDPRCTTGLDVIDPERTLAALDAFAERLAAVAQRSGPVLIGTGHPHRLLGFYAALADALSAAGCTVLSPAHGRRVDITTRFGLRTYNLDYVRGVALVRAPDAKSSGGEPGAHTHSPLPVRTALAAAAESGGPLPELVIGDHGWVCGAGQLGFEAIGLADTDDPALFVGEAEGAVSVVVPLDDAVRSNYYRPLTRYVLNRACLSQ; translated from the coding sequence GTGTTGAGCACCTCCGCCCTCCGCGCTCACCTGCTGGCCGCTCGGCTCGCCGGGGCCGTGGCCACCTCTCGGGAGGAGAGTCTGCGGAGTTATCGGTTGTTCGCGGCTCGGGATCCTCGGGTGTTGATCGGGATTGATCCTGAGTGGGCGTGGAGTGAGCGGGATTTGATCGGGCTCATGGCGGACAGGTGCGGGGTTTCCGGTGATCCGAGGTGTACAACTGGCCTGGATGTGATCGATCCTGAACGAACCCTCGCCGCGCTGGACGCCTTCGCGGAGCGGCTCGCGGCAGTTGCCCAGCGCAGCGGCCCTGTGCTGATCGGGACCGGCCATCCGCACCGACTGCTCGGGTTCTACGCCGCTCTCGCGGACGCCCTCTCGGCGGCGGGATGTACCGTCCTCAGCCCTGCGCATGGTCGCCGTGTCGACATAACGACCCGGTTCGGTCTACGTACGTACAACCTTGACTACGTACGAGGAGTCGCGCTCGTGCGGGCGCCGGACGCGAAGAGCTCCGGTGGTGAGCCGGGCGCACACACGCATTCGCCGCTCCCGGTTCGTACCGCCCTCGCGGCCGCGGCGGAGAGCGGCGGGCCGCTTCCCGAGCTCGTGATCGGGGATCACGGATGGGTCTGCGGAGCAGGTCAGCTGGGGTTTGAGGCCATTGGGCTGGCGGATACGGACGACCCCGCGCTCTTCGTGGGGGAGGCCGAGGGGGCTGTGTCCGTCGTCGTTCCACTTGATGACGCCGTGCGGTCCAATTACTACCGGCCGCTGACCCGCTACGTACTCAATCGAGCGTGTCTGTCACAGTAG
- a CDS encoding SH3 domain-containing protein, translating into MSVDRAEEVEGSESVATAAAAAVHYYSVAPGYRLNVRRGPGTQYGIVRVLPEGAQVAIYCQTPGTSVVGPYGTSNIWDNIANGEFVSDAYVLTGSDGYVASRCG; encoded by the coding sequence ATGTCTGTTGACCGCGCCGAAGAAGTCGAAGGCAGCGAGAGTGTCGCGACGGCGGCCGCCGCGGCCGTGCACTACTACTCGGTCGCACCGGGCTACCGCCTCAACGTCCGCCGCGGCCCCGGCACGCAGTACGGCATCGTCCGCGTCCTGCCCGAGGGCGCACAGGTCGCGATCTACTGCCAGACGCCGGGAACCTCGGTGGTCGGCCCTTACGGCACCTCGAACATCTGGGACAACATCGCCAACGGCGAGTTCGTCTCGGACGCCTATGTCCTCACCGGCAGCGACGGCTACGTAGCCTCGCGCTGCGGCTGA
- a CDS encoding MFS transporter yields the protein MTDVLRRGRASLAFSFFAQGVAFALLVTRIPAIQDRYGVSDALLPAFLAAVPILAGVGSVSTEQLVKRIPPSRLLRFAQPVVLLALLGVGAGDSTVELGVSLAAFGLAVGMLDASMNMLGVSLQRAYGRSIMLSFHAVFSLGGIVGASLAWVGAHWHLALFVSYLPVVAVLLPLCLVGSRWYVDGDGTPVEENAGGGEQIVFKLLLPLCLVMTFAYIGDSTVSNWSAKYLQDVLGSSEQLATVPYNVYMVTTLIGRAVGDFGVRRFGAVAVVRLGAVVAAGGFAVVAVAPGPWVGMLGFTLLGMGLCVLVPQTFAAAGRLFPGASDAAVARLNVFNYVGFLVGSPLVGALGDAWSYRGAMLVPMVLVLVTLVYAKSFGAQPDRYGGGHERPRTADVGRGSNGL from the coding sequence ATGACAGATGTGCTGCGGCGCGGTAGGGCCTCTTTGGCGTTCAGCTTCTTCGCGCAAGGTGTCGCCTTCGCCCTGCTGGTGACGCGGATCCCCGCCATCCAGGACCGGTACGGGGTCTCCGACGCGCTGCTGCCCGCCTTCCTGGCGGCCGTGCCGATCCTCGCCGGGGTCGGGAGCGTGTCGACCGAGCAGCTGGTGAAGCGGATACCGCCCAGCCGGCTGCTGCGGTTCGCCCAGCCGGTCGTGCTCCTGGCGCTGCTCGGGGTGGGGGCGGGGGACTCGACGGTCGAGCTCGGTGTCTCGCTGGCCGCCTTCGGGCTCGCCGTGGGCATGCTCGACGCGTCCATGAACATGCTCGGGGTGAGTCTCCAGCGGGCGTACGGGCGCAGCATCATGCTCAGCTTCCACGCTGTGTTCAGCCTGGGCGGGATCGTGGGGGCCTCACTGGCGTGGGTGGGGGCGCACTGGCATCTCGCGCTGTTCGTGTCCTATCTGCCGGTCGTGGCGGTGCTGTTGCCGCTGTGCCTGGTGGGCAGTCGCTGGTACGTCGACGGCGACGGGACCCCCGTGGAGGAGAACGCGGGAGGTGGGGAGCAGATCGTCTTCAAGCTGCTGCTGCCGCTGTGCCTGGTGATGACCTTCGCGTACATCGGCGACTCCACGGTCTCCAACTGGAGCGCGAAGTACCTCCAGGACGTGCTGGGGAGTTCGGAGCAGCTCGCCACCGTGCCGTACAACGTGTACATGGTGACCACGCTGATCGGGCGGGCCGTCGGGGACTTCGGGGTACGGCGGTTCGGGGCGGTGGCGGTCGTACGCCTGGGGGCGGTGGTGGCGGCCGGGGGGTTCGCGGTGGTGGCCGTGGCGCCCGGGCCGTGGGTCGGGATGCTCGGGTTCACGCTGCTGGGAATGGGGCTGTGTGTGCTGGTGCCGCAGACCTTCGCGGCGGCCGGACGGCTGTTCCCGGGCGCGTCGGACGCGGCGGTGGCCCGGCTCAATGTCTTCAACTACGTCGGGTTTCTCGTCGGTTCGCCGTTGGTGGGGGCCCTGGGGGACGCGTGGAGCTATCGCGGGGCCATGCTGGTGCCGATGGTGTTGGTGCTGGTGACGCTGGTGTACGCCAAGTCGTTCGGGGCTCAACCGGACCGATACGGTGGCGGGCATGAGCGGCCGCGCACAGCTGATGTGGGACGAGGCAGTAACGGGCTATGA
- a CDS encoding 30S ribosomal protein bS22: MGSVIKKRRKRMAKKKHRKLLKRTRVQRRNKK, encoded by the coding sequence GTGGGCTCTGTTATCAAGAAGCGGCGCAAGCGGATGGCTAAGAAGAAGCACCGCAAGCTGCTCAAGCGCACGCGCGTTCAGCGTCGCAACAAGAAGTAA
- the proC gene encoding pyrroline-5-carboxylate reductase: MSQKVAVLGTGKIGEALLSGMIRAGWAPADLLVTARRQERAEELRTRYGVTPVTNPEAAKTADTLILTVKPQDMGTLLDELAPHVPADRLIISGAAGIPTSFFEERLANGTPVVRVMTNTPALVDEAMSVISAGTHATADHLAHTEEIFGAVGKTLRVPESQQDACTALSGSGPAYFFYLVEAMTDAGILLGLPRDKAHDLIVQSAIGAATMLRDSGEHPVKLRENVTSPAGTTINAIRELENHGVRAALIAALEAARDRSRQLASGNNS, encoded by the coding sequence ATGAGCCAGAAAGTCGCAGTCCTCGGCACCGGCAAGATCGGCGAAGCCCTGCTCAGCGGAATGATCCGCGCCGGCTGGGCCCCGGCCGACCTCCTGGTCACCGCCCGCCGCCAGGAGCGGGCCGAAGAACTCCGCACCCGCTACGGAGTCACCCCGGTCACCAACCCGGAAGCCGCCAAGACCGCCGACACCCTGATCCTCACGGTCAAACCACAGGACATGGGCACCCTCCTCGACGAACTCGCCCCGCACGTCCCCGCCGACCGCCTGATCATCAGCGGCGCCGCCGGTATCCCCACCTCCTTCTTCGAGGAGCGCCTCGCCAACGGCACCCCGGTCGTCCGCGTCATGACCAACACCCCCGCCCTGGTCGACGAGGCCATGTCCGTCATCTCCGCCGGCACCCACGCCACCGCCGACCACCTCGCCCACACCGAGGAGATCTTCGGCGCCGTCGGCAAGACGCTCCGCGTCCCCGAGTCCCAGCAGGACGCCTGCACCGCCCTCTCCGGCTCCGGACCGGCGTACTTCTTCTACCTGGTCGAAGCCATGACGGACGCCGGCATCCTGCTCGGCCTGCCCCGCGACAAGGCCCACGACCTGATCGTCCAGTCCGCCATCGGCGCCGCGACGATGCTCCGCGACAGCGGCGAACACCCGGTGAAGCTCCGCGAGAACGTCACCTCCCCCGCGGGCACCACCATCAACGCCATCCGCGAACTCGAGAACCACGGCGTCCGAGCCGCCCTCATCGCCGCCCTCGAAGCCGCCCGCGACCGCAGCCGTCAGCTGGCCTCCGGCAACAACAGCTGA
- a CDS encoding ABC transporter ATP-binding protein, whose product MMNKVPDPPGPGDTGPTDKAVHARDLTVVRGPRTVLRDLAFDVPRGQITGLLGPSGCGKSTLMRSIVGTQAKVTGTLDVLGRPAGHPTLRTRIGYVTQAPSVYDDLTVRQNLDYFAAILDPGRAAADRRRSDVTQAITDVDLTTHADSLAGNLSGGQRSRVSLAVALLGTPELLVLDEPTVGLDPVLRRDLWELFHDIAARRGATLLISSHVMDEAERCHRLLLMRQGEILADDTPEALRTRTNSDTVEAAFLHLVDQAVEASRTKEPTR is encoded by the coding sequence ATGATGAATAAAGTGCCGGACCCGCCCGGCCCCGGAGACACCGGCCCCACCGACAAGGCCGTCCACGCTCGCGACCTCACCGTCGTCCGAGGCCCCCGTACCGTCCTGCGCGACCTCGCCTTCGACGTCCCCCGCGGCCAGATCACCGGCCTCCTCGGCCCCTCCGGCTGCGGCAAATCCACCCTGATGCGCTCCATCGTCGGCACCCAGGCCAAGGTCACCGGCACCCTCGACGTCCTCGGCCGGCCCGCAGGCCACCCCACCCTCCGCACCCGCATCGGCTACGTCACCCAGGCCCCCTCCGTCTACGACGACCTCACCGTCCGCCAGAACCTCGACTACTTCGCCGCGATCCTCGACCCCGGCCGCGCCGCCGCCGACCGCCGCCGCTCCGACGTCACCCAGGCCATCACCGACGTCGACCTCACCACCCACGCCGACTCCCTCGCCGGCAACCTCTCCGGCGGCCAGCGCAGCCGCGTCTCCCTCGCCGTCGCCCTCCTCGGCACCCCAGAACTCCTCGTCCTAGACGAACCCACCGTCGGCCTCGACCCCGTCCTGCGCCGCGACCTCTGGGAGCTCTTCCACGACATCGCCGCCCGCCGCGGCGCCACCCTCCTCATCTCCTCCCACGTCATGGACGAGGCCGAGCGCTGCCACCGCCTCCTCCTCATGCGCCAGGGCGAGATCCTCGCCGACGACACCCCCGAGGCCCTCCGCACCCGCACGAACTCCGACACGGTCGAGGCCGCCTTCCTCCACCTGGTCGACCAGGCCGTCGAGGCAAGCCGCACCAAGGAGCCCACGCGATGA
- a CDS encoding acetoin utilization protein AcuC: MSGRAQLMWDEAVTGYDFGPDHPMDPVRLDLTRRLVDAFGLDRDVEVVAAKAAGESTLRLVHREDYVEAVKAASVDPDAADQSYGLGTMDDPAFERMHEVSALIAGQSVGAAEAVWRGDALHAVNFAGGLHHAMPGGASGFCIYNDASLAIARLLELGAQRVAYVDVDVHHGDGVQAAFWEDPRVLTISLHEHPRTLFPQTGWPEETGADSAEGSAVNVALPAGTGDAGWLRAFHAVVPELIADFRPDVLVTQHGADTHFEDPLAHLAVSLDAQRAVQVACHELAHSYAGGRWIALGGGGYAVVDVVPRSWTHLVAIAAGRAIEPEAMIPEGWRQEVFARTRQLAPARMTDGRWPVSYAEWDAGYDPADRLDQAVLATRRAVFPLRGLLA; encoded by the coding sequence ATGAGCGGCCGCGCACAGCTGATGTGGGACGAGGCAGTAACGGGCTATGACTTCGGTCCGGACCATCCGATGGATCCGGTCCGGCTCGATCTGACCCGGCGCCTGGTGGACGCCTTCGGGCTGGACCGGGACGTGGAGGTCGTGGCCGCGAAGGCGGCGGGCGAGTCGACGTTGCGGCTCGTGCACCGGGAGGACTACGTCGAGGCCGTGAAGGCGGCCTCCGTGGATCCGGACGCGGCGGATCAGTCGTACGGGCTGGGGACGATGGACGACCCGGCGTTCGAGCGGATGCACGAGGTGTCCGCGCTGATCGCGGGGCAGTCGGTGGGGGCCGCGGAGGCGGTGTGGCGGGGGGACGCGCTGCACGCGGTGAACTTCGCGGGCGGGCTGCACCATGCGATGCCGGGCGGGGCGTCGGGGTTCTGCATCTACAACGATGCCTCGCTGGCGATCGCGCGGCTGCTGGAGCTGGGGGCCCAGCGGGTCGCCTATGTGGATGTGGACGTGCATCACGGGGACGGGGTGCAGGCGGCGTTCTGGGAGGATCCCCGGGTTCTGACGATCTCCTTGCACGAGCATCCCCGGACGTTGTTCCCGCAGACCGGGTGGCCGGAGGAGACCGGGGCGGACTCGGCCGAGGGCAGCGCGGTGAATGTGGCGTTGCCGGCGGGGACGGGGGATGCCGGGTGGTTGCGGGCGTTTCATGCGGTGGTGCCGGAGCTGATCGCTGATTTCCGGCCGGATGTGCTGGTGACTCAGCATGGCGCCGATACGCATTTCGAGGATCCGCTGGCTCATCTCGCGGTGTCGTTGGACGCGCAGCGGGCGGTGCAGGTCGCCTGTCATGAGCTGGCGCACTCGTATGCCGGGGGGCGGTGGATCGCGCTGGGGGGCGGGGGGTACGCCGTGGTGGATGTCGTGCCTCGGTCGTGGACGCATCTGGTGGCCATCGCGGCGGGGCGGGCGATTGAGCCCGAGGCGATGATTCCCGAGGGGTGGCGGCAGGAGGTGTTCGCTCGGACTCGGCAGTTGGCGCCGGCGCGGATGACTGATGGGCGGTGGCCGGTGTCGTACGCGGAGTGGGATGCGGGGTACGACCCTGCGGATCGGTTGGATCAGGCGGTGCTGGCGACCAGGCGGGCGGTGTTTCCGTTGCGGGGGTTGTTGGCGTAG
- a CDS encoding peptidase gives MAPGYRLNVRSGPGTVYSLVRVLPEGAMVPIYCQTPGSTVTGPYGTSNIWDNISNGQYVSDAYVNTGSDGYVADRCS, from the coding sequence GTGGCTCCCGGCTACCGGCTGAACGTCCGCAGCGGGCCCGGAACCGTCTACAGCCTCGTCCGTGTCCTGCCGGAGGGTGCCATGGTCCCGATCTACTGCCAGACGCCGGGTTCGACGGTCACCGGTCCGTACGGCACGTCGAACATCTGGGACAACATCAGCAACGGTCAGTACGTTTCCGACGCATATGTCAACACCGGTAGCGACGGCTACGTGGCCGACCGCTGCTCCTGA
- a CDS encoding VC0807 family protein, with the protein MTTKTNSKRANLAPLIVDVAVPIGAYYLLKGGLGMSTLMALGLSSVVPAVRTVWSVVRERTVNGLAALILVVNVVGLLLSFVAGDPRLMLAKDSGVSSVVGIGVLVSVAMGKPLMTAGMKPWLVKGIAEREAAWARLVEKSVDFRRAERRFSVVWGVVLLAECVGRVVGAYTLPVDTMVWLGSVVMVVSMVVAFLVSGALGAGPMARMLIAETRSCAPSMPEVALAR; encoded by the coding sequence ATGACGACGAAGACGAACTCGAAGCGCGCGAACCTGGCTCCCCTCATCGTGGACGTGGCTGTGCCGATCGGGGCGTACTACCTGCTCAAGGGCGGGCTCGGTATGAGCACGCTGATGGCGCTGGGCCTCAGCAGTGTCGTGCCCGCGGTGCGGACCGTCTGGAGCGTGGTGCGGGAGCGGACGGTCAACGGTCTCGCGGCACTCATTCTCGTCGTCAACGTCGTGGGGCTGCTGCTCAGCTTTGTCGCCGGGGATCCGCGGCTGATGCTCGCCAAGGACAGCGGGGTCAGCAGTGTCGTCGGGATCGGTGTCCTGGTCTCCGTGGCGATGGGGAAGCCGCTGATGACCGCAGGCATGAAGCCCTGGCTGGTGAAGGGGATCGCCGAGCGGGAGGCCGCCTGGGCACGGCTGGTGGAGAAGTCGGTGGACTTCCGGCGGGCCGAGCGGCGGTTCTCCGTGGTGTGGGGTGTCGTACTGCTGGCGGAGTGTGTGGGGCGGGTCGTGGGGGCGTACACGCTGCCGGTGGACACGATGGTGTGGCTCGGGTCCGTGGTCATGGTGGTGTCGATGGTGGTGGCCTTCCTGGTCAGCGGGGCGCTGGGCGCCGGGCCGATGGCCCGGATGCTGATCGCGGAGACCAGGTCCTGCGCCCCCTCGATGCCGGAGGTCGCCCTCGCCCGGTAA
- a CDS encoding EamA/RhaT family transporter, translating to MSDEPGTQDTPAGSPEVGGPRPEPIRFFGTTWLHHDNGYAFRRVGAAAGSLAAAVTSCLILRFAYEGLQIADTGSFVTVLVIAMFAICSALAFRNTWDGFAKRPDPDRQASLRGLLAIGFVGSLLAYFFRSLMEAPGERLHREEYETALREYEKRSARRTGNPSKKKRRR from the coding sequence GTGAGCGACGAACCCGGCACCCAGGACACCCCAGCGGGCTCCCCCGAGGTCGGCGGCCCCCGCCCCGAACCGATCCGCTTCTTCGGCACGACCTGGCTGCACCACGACAACGGCTACGCTTTCCGCCGCGTGGGCGCCGCCGCGGGCTCCCTCGCCGCCGCCGTCACCTCCTGTTTGATCCTCCGCTTCGCCTACGAGGGCCTCCAGATCGCCGACACCGGCAGCTTCGTGACCGTCCTCGTCATCGCGATGTTCGCCATCTGCAGCGCGCTGGCGTTCCGCAACACGTGGGACGGTTTCGCCAAGCGCCCCGACCCCGACCGCCAGGCTTCCCTTCGCGGCCTGCTCGCCATCGGGTTCGTGGGATCTCTCCTCGCGTACTTCTTCCGCTCCCTCATGGAGGCACCGGGGGAGCGACTCCATCGCGAGGAGTACGAGACGGCGCTGAGGGAGTACGAGAAGCGGAGCGCCCGCCGCACGGGGAACCCGTCCAAGAAGAAGCGTCGCCGCTGA
- a CDS encoding class I SAM-dependent methyltransferase — protein MTASSHTTRAHSFNAAAAQYAANRPSYPPALFDAIEELSGRALAGSRVADVGAGTGIATALLHARGAEVVAVEPGDGMAEQFRHLHPDLPIVRGDGNDLPLLTDSVDFVTYAQSWHWTDTARAVPEAVRVLRPGGALVLWWNTYALDVPWIAGQVGRVAEHFRDYGANPAAEVNGAASRSTLADPSGRLDFAHRVVRWSRRVPLDTHLANIGSHSIFLVAGEEHTGVFLTEERRILQEVFPDGTVEETYDVELLVATT, from the coding sequence ATGACGGCTTCCTCCCACACCACCCGAGCCCACTCCTTCAACGCCGCCGCAGCCCAGTACGCCGCCAACCGCCCCTCCTACCCGCCCGCCCTCTTCGACGCGATCGAGGAACTCTCCGGCCGGGCTCTCGCCGGTTCCCGGGTCGCGGACGTCGGTGCCGGCACCGGGATAGCGACCGCGCTGCTGCACGCCCGGGGCGCCGAGGTCGTCGCGGTCGAACCCGGCGACGGCATGGCCGAGCAGTTCCGGCACCTCCACCCGGACCTGCCGATCGTCCGGGGCGACGGCAACGACCTCCCGCTCCTCACGGACTCCGTCGACTTCGTGACCTACGCCCAGTCCTGGCACTGGACCGACACCGCCCGAGCGGTCCCGGAAGCCGTGCGGGTACTGCGGCCGGGCGGAGCACTGGTGCTGTGGTGGAACACCTACGCCCTCGACGTCCCGTGGATCGCCGGCCAGGTCGGCCGGGTCGCCGAGCACTTCAGGGACTACGGCGCCAACCCGGCCGCCGAGGTGAACGGCGCCGCCTCCCGCTCCACCCTGGCCGACCCCAGCGGCCGACTGGACTTCGCCCACCGGGTGGTCCGCTGGAGCCGCCGCGTACCCCTGGACACCCACCTCGCGAACATCGGCAGCCACTCGATCTTCCTGGTGGCCGGTGAGGAACACACCGGCGTCTTCCTCACCGAGGAGCGGCGCATCCTGCAAGAGGTCTTCCCGGACGGCACCGTCGAGGAGACCTACGACGTCGAACTACTGGTCGCCACCACCTGA
- the trpS gene encoding tryptophan--tRNA ligase, which yields MTRVFSGVKPTGHLTLGNYLGAMRQWATVDQHQAESLFCIVDLHALTVDHDPARVRRLSRQAATLLLAAGLDPELCTVFVQSHVDEHARLSYVLECVATDGEMRRMIQYKEKAARERARGGSVRLSLLTYPVLMAADILAYGADEVPVGDDQAQHVELTRDLAVRFNQRYGYTFVVPRATVPKVGARVMNLQEPLSKMGKSDDSGPGIVYLLDEPEVVRRKVMRAVTDSGRDVVYDREARPGLANLLEILASCTGGNPSELSGVYESYGALKKDTAEAVVEVLRPVQERHKELCADPGYVEGVLRDGAEKARAMARPTVDSAYRAIGLLPAASGISVSAAAL from the coding sequence ATGACGCGGGTGTTCAGCGGGGTCAAGCCGACGGGGCATCTGACGCTGGGGAACTACCTAGGAGCCATGCGGCAGTGGGCCACGGTCGATCAGCACCAGGCGGAGTCGCTGTTCTGCATCGTCGACCTGCACGCCCTCACCGTCGACCATGATCCGGCGCGGGTGCGTCGGCTGAGTAGGCAGGCGGCGACGTTGTTGCTCGCGGCGGGACTGGATCCCGAGCTGTGCACCGTGTTCGTCCAGAGCCATGTCGACGAGCACGCGCGGCTGTCGTACGTGCTGGAGTGCGTGGCCACGGACGGCGAGATGCGGCGGATGATCCAGTACAAGGAGAAGGCCGCCCGGGAGCGGGCTCGGGGTGGGAGCGTGCGGCTGTCGCTGCTGACGTATCCCGTGCTGATGGCGGCGGACATCCTGGCGTACGGGGCCGACGAGGTGCCGGTCGGGGACGACCAGGCTCAGCATGTGGAGCTGACGCGGGATCTGGCTGTGCGGTTCAACCAGCGGTACGGCTACACGTTCGTGGTGCCTCGGGCCACCGTGCCGAAGGTGGGCGCGCGGGTCATGAACCTTCAGGAGCCACTGTCGAAGATGGGGAAGTCCGACGACTCCGGGCCCGGCATCGTCTATCTGCTCGACGAGCCGGAAGTCGTGCGGAGGAAGGTCATGCGGGCCGTGACCGACAGCGGACGGGATGTGGTGTACGACCGGGAGGCTCGGCCGGGGCTGGCGAATCTGCTGGAGATCCTCGCGTCCTGCACGGGTGGGAACCCATCGGAGCTGAGCGGTGTATATGAGTCGTACGGCGCCTTGAAGAAGGACACCGCCGAGGCCGTGGTGGAGGTCTTGAGGCCCGTGCAGGAGAGGCACAAGGAGTTGTGCGCGGATCCTGGCTATGTGGAGGGGGTGCTGCGGGATGGCGCGGAGAAGGCGCGGGCGATGGCGCGGCCGACCGTGGATTCCGCTTATCGCGCGATCGGGCTGTTGCCGGCGGCGAGTGGTATCTCGGTGAGTGCGGCGGCCCTGTAG
- a CDS encoding ABC transporter permease, whose protein sequence is MTTTTTPTARPAPAPTSALSLPRTTATAARVLRQLRHDPRTIAMLILIPCVMLLLLRYVFDGSPRTFDGIGASLLGIFPLITMFLVTSIATLRERTSGTLERLLAMPLGKGDLIAGYALAFGTLAIIQSALATGLAVWALGLDVIGSPWLLLLVALLDALLGTALGLFVSAFAASEFQAVQFMPAVIFPQLLLCGLFTPRDNMHPVLEAISDVLPMSYAVDGMNEVLRHTDMTATFVRDVLIVAGCALLVLCLGAATLRRRTA, encoded by the coding sequence ATGACCACGACCACCACACCCACGGCCCGCCCCGCGCCCGCCCCCACCAGCGCCCTCAGCCTCCCCCGCACCACCGCCACCGCCGCCCGGGTCCTGCGCCAACTCCGCCACGACCCGCGCACCATCGCGATGCTGATCCTCATTCCCTGCGTGATGCTCCTTCTGCTGCGCTACGTCTTCGACGGCAGCCCCCGCACCTTCGACGGCATCGGCGCCTCTCTCCTCGGGATCTTCCCGCTGATCACGATGTTCCTGGTCACCTCCATCGCCACCCTGCGCGAACGCACCTCCGGCACCCTCGAACGCCTCCTCGCCATGCCGCTCGGCAAAGGCGACCTCATCGCCGGCTACGCCCTCGCCTTCGGCACCCTCGCGATCATCCAGTCCGCCCTCGCGACCGGCCTCGCCGTCTGGGCCCTCGGCCTCGACGTCATCGGCAGCCCCTGGCTCCTGCTGCTCGTCGCCCTGCTCGACGCGTTGCTCGGCACCGCCCTCGGCCTGTTCGTCTCGGCCTTCGCGGCCTCCGAGTTCCAGGCCGTCCAGTTCATGCCGGCCGTGATCTTCCCCCAGCTCCTCCTCTGCGGCCTGTTCACCCCGCGCGACAACATGCACCCCGTCCTGGAGGCCATCTCCGACGTCCTGCCCATGTCCTACGCCGTCGACGGCATGAACGAGGTCCTCAGGCACACCGACATGACGGCGACCTTCGTACGGGACGTGCTGATCGTGGCCGGCTGCGCCCTGCTGGTCCTGTGCCTGGGAGCAGCGACCCTGAGGCGCAGGACCGCCTAG
- a CDS encoding helix-turn-helix domain-containing protein: protein MAAEQRPLSEVQFLTVAEVASVMRVSKMTVYRLVHSGHLPAIRVGRSFRVPENAVHEYLRESYVGVETA from the coding sequence ATGGCTGCTGAGCAGAGGCCTCTGAGCGAGGTTCAGTTCCTTACCGTGGCGGAGGTCGCCTCGGTGATGCGAGTGTCGAAGATGACCGTGTACCGCTTGGTGCACAGCGGTCATCTGCCCGCGATCAGGGTGGGGCGGTCCTTCCGCGTCCCCGAGAACGCGGTTCACGAGTACCTCCGCGAGAGTTATGTGGGGGTGGAGACGGCCTGA
- a CDS encoding HAD family hydrolase: protein MRYDLVIFDNDGVLVDSEPISNRHLAAYLTELGHPTSYEDSIRDYMGSAMHRIHELVLERSGQRLPEDFDDVFHARVFAAFERELKAVAGVTGVLEKLAADGVPYCVASSGSHARIRVGHRAAGLDRWFEDARIFSSEDVGRGKPAPDLFLYAAERMGVESGRCVVVEDSPLGVQAANAARMDVYGFTAMTPAAKLAGATELFSDMGELLDLLV from the coding sequence ATGCGCTATGACCTCGTCATCTTCGACAACGACGGTGTCCTCGTCGACAGCGAGCCGATCTCCAATCGGCATCTCGCCGCCTATCTGACGGAGCTCGGGCATCCGACCTCCTACGAGGACTCCATCCGGGACTACATGGGCTCCGCCATGCACCGGATCCATGAGCTCGTCCTGGAGCGGAGTGGGCAGCGGCTGCCGGAGGACTTCGACGACGTCTTCCATGCGCGGGTCTTCGCCGCGTTCGAGCGGGAGTTGAAGGCCGTGGCCGGCGTCACCGGTGTACTGGAGAAGCTGGCCGCGGACGGGGTGCCGTACTGTGTCGCCTCTTCCGGGAGTCATGCGCGGATCCGGGTGGGGCATCGGGCGGCCGGCCTTGACCGGTGGTTCGAGGACGCGCGGATCTTCAGCTCGGAGGATGTGGGGCGGGGGAAGCCGGCGCCGGATCTGTTTCTTTACGCCGCCGAGCGGATGGGGGTCGAGTCCGGGCGGTGTGTGGTGGTCGAGGACAGTCCGCTGGGCGTCCAGGCGGCCAATGCGGCCCGGATGGACGTGTACGGGTTCACCGCGATGACGCCCGCCGCGAAGCTCGCCGGGGCCACTGAACTGTTCTCCGACATGGGGGAGTTGCTCGACCTGCTCGTCTGA